In Symmachiella dynata, the following are encoded in one genomic region:
- a CDS encoding zinc ribbon domain-containing protein — protein MPDTARGKAVRCPKCETKVKIPAATKKRRVRQTAPDSADDLLNLNLREAEDAHARICPACGAAAAIEDINCSECGVDLITGQIAEKESARRRRGAPDPALYYRAAWVESWNFMTRYKGLAGRTFLYWILFSIVLAGCLFMVDFCERTPPKMFWVAFSIVAGMVYPGWLWNLTMKVIVATAAKKKSLGRINFDIFLNIALGFKWCLWAIAFFTPAVVFAAPLLLLDVRAYWAGLAMTILLTLAVVPTALGHMAMPVTWKAWLSPILFQITFQHIGHSVWWVLVLLTVLAVCFSPLAIAAGVYHAEVTALMQGEFIASPMTVYGILGGAAAVSHLLLGFGALMLMRSTGLFVFYNKSSLELITRIEEQKYVPKGTRLEDIDSIQEGPTAKGVAIGVSLAFVFGAIFGIIFGLVATEGTILAGMGMGILLAGMLVSLTGRIMIIIASFNDSVVWGLIVFWVPFGDFAYLAMNFNDAKWPIAIQIIGGIFYAIGFVLSLM, from the coding sequence GTGCCTGATACGGCGCGGGGGAAAGCGGTCCGTTGCCCGAAGTGCGAGACCAAGGTCAAAATTCCCGCCGCGACCAAAAAACGCCGCGTTCGGCAGACCGCCCCGGACAGCGCGGATGACTTGTTGAACCTGAATCTCCGAGAAGCGGAAGATGCGCACGCGCGGATCTGTCCAGCTTGCGGCGCAGCAGCCGCTATCGAGGATATCAACTGCTCCGAATGCGGAGTCGATTTGATCACCGGCCAGATCGCCGAAAAAGAATCAGCGCGACGCCGCCGTGGTGCTCCCGACCCGGCCTTGTATTACCGGGCCGCGTGGGTTGAATCCTGGAATTTCATGACTCGCTACAAGGGTCTCGCCGGACGCACATTCTTGTATTGGATCTTGTTTTCCATTGTGCTCGCCGGTTGCTTGTTCATGGTGGATTTCTGCGAACGGACGCCACCCAAAATGTTTTGGGTCGCATTTAGCATCGTGGCTGGCATGGTCTATCCCGGCTGGTTGTGGAACCTGACGATGAAAGTCATCGTGGCAACCGCGGCGAAAAAAAAATCGTTGGGTAGAATCAACTTTGATATTTTTCTCAACATCGCTCTCGGATTTAAATGGTGTTTGTGGGCAATCGCGTTTTTTACGCCGGCCGTGGTCTTCGCTGCTCCACTCCTGCTGCTAGATGTCCGAGCCTATTGGGCCGGATTGGCAATGACCATCCTCCTCACATTGGCGGTGGTCCCCACAGCCTTGGGGCACATGGCGATGCCAGTCACCTGGAAAGCTTGGCTTTCACCGATTCTGTTTCAGATTACGTTTCAGCACATTGGACATTCGGTCTGGTGGGTCTTGGTACTGCTGACGGTCCTGGCCGTCTGTTTCTCTCCGTTGGCCATCGCTGCAGGAGTTTACCACGCTGAAGTCACCGCTTTGATGCAAGGGGAATTCATAGCCTCCCCCATGACAGTATATGGGATCCTTGGTGGTGCTGCGGCCGTCTCGCATTTATTGCTGGGCTTCGGTGCCCTCATGCTCATGCGGTCCACCGGCCTGTTCGTTTTCTACAACAAATCAAGTCTGGAATTAATCACCCGGATCGAAGAGCAGAAATACGTTCCCAAGGGAACGCGGCTGGAGGATATCGATTCGATTCAGGAAGGCCCGACCGCCAAGGGAGTTGCGATCGGTGTGAGTTTAGCCTTTGTCTTCGGCGCCATCTTTGGAATCATTTTTGGATTGGTAGCTACCGAAGGCACGATACTAGCCGGGATGGGTATGGGGATTTTGTTGGCGGGAATGCTTGTCTCCCTGACTGGACGGATCATGATTATTATCGCTTCGTTCAACGATAGTGTCGTCTGGGGCCTGATCGTGTTCTGGGTGCCATTCGGCGACTTTGCCTATCTAGCGATGAACTTCAACGATGCGAAATGGCCAATTGCGATTCAAATCATCGGTGGCATTTTTTATGCAATCGGATTTGTCTTGAGCTTAATGTGA
- the tatC gene encoding twin-arginine translocase subunit TatC — translation MSKDLFDESTMSFGEHLEALRTHLWKALIGLVIGVIASLAYSKPIIDMVRAPIDNALAAYGQPVEDGPSKSFWETTKAYFGEETEEPTEPPTQPEETDDAQVVSIQVDALELQRGLHEADPQHYPAPSDDAKSVMIQLAASISGLPKIIDDAQQLKPITINVQEAFFTYVKVAMISGLVLSSPWVFYQLWLFVAAGLYPHERKWVYRFLPMSLGLFLGGAAFCFFLVIPVVLEFLLSFNLWLGLLPQIRMSEWISFAVTLPLMFGISFQLPLVMLFMERISIFSADDYREKRRISTLVIAVLSMLLTPADPTSMLLMMIPLLVLYQFGIWLCGFQAPSASPYAEE, via the coding sequence ATGTCCAAAGATCTCTTTGACGAAAGCACAATGAGTTTCGGCGAACACCTGGAGGCGCTCCGCACGCACCTCTGGAAGGCCCTCATCGGCCTCGTGATCGGCGTGATCGCCTCGTTAGCCTACAGCAAACCGATCATCGACATGGTTCGTGCCCCCATCGACAATGCACTTGCGGCTTACGGTCAACCGGTCGAGGACGGCCCTAGCAAGTCATTCTGGGAAACCACCAAGGCCTACTTCGGAGAGGAGACCGAGGAACCTACGGAACCTCCCACTCAACCCGAGGAAACTGACGATGCACAAGTGGTCTCTATTCAGGTCGACGCGCTCGAGTTGCAGCGGGGACTGCACGAAGCCGATCCTCAGCACTATCCGGCCCCGTCGGATGACGCCAAATCGGTGATGATCCAATTGGCAGCATCGATTTCCGGTTTGCCAAAAATTATCGACGACGCTCAGCAGCTCAAACCGATCACCATCAACGTTCAAGAAGCGTTTTTTACCTACGTCAAAGTCGCCATGATTTCCGGACTGGTCCTTTCCAGTCCGTGGGTCTTCTATCAACTTTGGTTGTTCGTCGCCGCTGGTTTGTATCCCCACGAACGCAAATGGGTCTATCGGTTTCTGCCGATGAGTTTAGGATTATTCCTAGGCGGAGCTGCCTTTTGCTTTTTCTTGGTCATCCCGGTCGTGTTGGAGTTCCTACTGAGCTTCAACTTGTGGCTGGGGCTGCTGCCGCAGATTCGTATGTCGGAGTGGATCAGCTTTGCCGTGACATTGCCGTTGATGTTCGGCATCAGCTTTCAATTGCCGCTGGTCATGCTGTTTATGGAGCGGATCTCGATCTTTTCAGCCGATGATTATCGCGAAAAACGCCGCATCTCCACCCTGGTGATCGCCGTATTGTCGATGTTGCTCACTCCAGCCGACCCCACGAGCATGTTGTTGATGATGATCCCACTCTTAGTGCTGTACCAGTTTGGAATCTGGCTGTGCGGCTTCCAAGCCCCATCGGCTAGCCCGTATGCCGAAGAATAG
- a CDS encoding signal peptidase II, giving the protein MNTVPTNRHVWFWLIVVCGTAWDLISKWWVFRDLGYPNGQSQPWLQYDGKDVFYLHTTFNQGALWGMGQGLGWLFAIVGLAAIVGICYWLFVRGAASSLWLTITLAFVMVGTLGNLYDRLYLHGCVDRATGEPLHGVRDFLQMNLPLASFTPLNDLHWATYNFADVFLVAGAIMLFLQSFTAPVTSNEAEKSSSKQTAVTA; this is encoded by the coding sequence ATGAATACCGTACCCACAAACAGACACGTCTGGTTTTGGTTGATAGTCGTCTGTGGTACGGCTTGGGATTTGATCTCTAAGTGGTGGGTTTTTAGGGACTTAGGCTACCCGAACGGGCAAAGCCAGCCCTGGCTGCAATATGACGGCAAAGACGTCTTCTACTTGCACACAACCTTCAATCAAGGCGCTCTGTGGGGCATGGGCCAAGGCTTGGGGTGGCTGTTTGCCATCGTGGGACTCGCGGCGATCGTGGGGATTTGCTATTGGCTGTTTGTACGGGGCGCGGCCAGCAGTCTGTGGCTGACGATCACACTCGCATTTGTGATGGTCGGAACGCTGGGAAATCTCTACGACCGGCTGTATTTGCACGGCTGCGTCGATCGCGCGACGGGAGAACCGTTGCATGGCGTGCGGGACTTCTTGCAGATGAATTTGCCTTTGGCAAGTTTCACGCCGCTCAACGATCTGCACTGGGCGACGTATAATTTCGCCGATGTGTTTTTGGTCGCCGGAGCAATCATGCTGTTCTTGCAATCGTTCACGGCACCGGTGACTTCCAACGAAGCGGAAAAGTCATCCTCTAAGCAGACTGCGGTCACCGCCTAA
- a CDS encoding TraR/DksA family transcriptional regulator encodes MKKPEMMEFKTLLTAMRARLRGDVRQLTSEALGSGREDMGNGSKSPTHMAELGSDTFEQDFALSLVENDQETLKAIDIALQRIDEGTYGTCEKCQEDGKTPAKSIIRKTRLRAIPFARNCIDCESKLEQFH; translated from the coding sequence ATGAAAAAACCGGAGATGATGGAGTTTAAGACCTTGTTGACGGCAATGCGCGCCCGTCTGCGGGGAGATGTTCGCCAATTGACCAGCGAAGCGCTCGGATCCGGGCGCGAAGATATGGGAAATGGCTCTAAAAGCCCGACGCATATGGCGGAGCTTGGCAGCGATACCTTTGAACAGGACTTTGCGCTCTCCTTGGTTGAAAATGACCAGGAAACACTCAAAGCCATCGATATCGCGCTGCAGCGGATTGACGAGGGGACATATGGCACTTGCGAAAAATGCCAGGAAGATGGTAAAACCCCCGCCAAATCGATTATCCGCAAAACCCGCCTGCGAGCGATTCCGTTCGCGCGGAATTGCATTGACTGTGAAAGCAAACTCGAGCAGTTCCACTAA
- the bcp gene encoding thioredoxin-dependent thiol peroxidase, with protein sequence MAAANGLKVGDRAPAFHAAASPGGKKIRLSQFKGEKHVVLYFYPRDNTPGCTTEACDFRDASVDFDASDVVILGVSTDSVESHEKFTDKFELPFPLLADEKHEIAEKYGVWVEKNMYGKKSMGILRSTFLIDKQGKIARIWRRVKVNGHVSAVQEALAELE encoded by the coding sequence ATGGCGGCAGCAAACGGTTTGAAAGTGGGAGATCGAGCACCGGCATTTCATGCGGCGGCCTCTCCGGGCGGAAAAAAAATTCGGCTCAGCCAATTCAAGGGAGAGAAGCATGTCGTGCTCTATTTTTATCCCCGAGACAACACTCCCGGCTGCACGACAGAGGCATGTGACTTCCGCGACGCATCAGTCGACTTCGATGCATCGGACGTGGTCATTCTCGGCGTCAGCACCGATTCGGTCGAATCCCACGAAAAGTTCACCGACAAATTCGAGCTTCCCTTTCCGCTCCTAGCAGATGAAAAGCACGAGATCGCCGAAAAATATGGCGTGTGGGTCGAGAAGAACATGTACGGCAAAAAATCGATGGGCATCTTGCGATCGACGTTTCTGATCGACAAACAGGGAAAGATCGCCCGGATCTGGCGGCGCGTGAAGGTCAACGGGCACGTCAGTGCGGTCCAAGAAGCGCTCGCCGAGTTGGAGTAA
- a CDS encoding Gfo/Idh/MocA family protein: MKQIKIAVIGVGALGQHHARILAGMPDVELVGVADTNREAGMRVAHNCGTQWFSEYRDMLDNVDAVSVAVPTMAHLAVAGDCLSRGISAHVEKPLALDATEGSLLVKQAEKTGAILQVGHIERFNPAMQSARPHIGQPKYIRGERLSPFSFRSTDIGVTLDLMIHDIDLVLDLAASPIVSVEAFGLNILGNNEDVVQARLRFENGCVADLTANRVSMNVSRSMQVWSNTGFVGIDFGARQVTTCAPSDALLYGTSPVERAQQPGADIEKLKTDVFEHFIRVENPTVTPHDALTAELSSFVDCIRTQQKPLVDGQTGLLALKAAEQILESVAAHAWDGNSQGAIGPAPFFAAPRKLAG; the protein is encoded by the coding sequence ATGAAACAGATCAAAATCGCAGTCATCGGTGTCGGGGCGCTTGGACAACATCACGCCCGGATTCTGGCCGGCATGCCCGACGTTGAGCTAGTCGGCGTGGCCGATACCAATCGAGAAGCAGGAATGCGGGTCGCCCACAATTGTGGAACGCAATGGTTTTCCGAATATCGGGACATGCTCGACAACGTCGATGCAGTCAGCGTTGCCGTTCCCACAATGGCCCATTTGGCGGTCGCTGGAGATTGTCTGTCGCGGGGGATTTCGGCCCACGTGGAAAAACCGTTGGCACTCGACGCTACGGAAGGCAGCCTGCTCGTCAAACAAGCGGAGAAAACCGGCGCCATTCTGCAAGTCGGTCATATTGAGCGGTTCAACCCCGCTATGCAATCCGCCCGGCCGCACATCGGCCAACCCAAATACATTCGTGGCGAACGGCTCAGTCCGTTTTCGTTCCGCTCCACCGACATCGGTGTGACGCTTGATTTGATGATCCATGACATCGACCTCGTCCTGGATCTCGCCGCATCCCCCATCGTCTCCGTCGAGGCGTTCGGATTGAATATTCTCGGAAACAACGAAGATGTCGTTCAGGCGCGACTCCGTTTTGAAAACGGATGTGTCGCCGACCTGACCGCCAATCGCGTGAGCATGAACGTCAGCCGCAGCATGCAGGTTTGGTCCAACACCGGATTTGTCGGGATCGATTTTGGCGCGCGGCAGGTGACCACCTGTGCCCCCAGCGATGCTTTGCTGTACGGCACGTCACCCGTCGAACGGGCTCAACAACCGGGAGCGGACATCGAAAAACTAAAAACCGATGTTTTCGAGCACTTTATCCGTGTCGAAAATCCCACCGTTACGCCGCACGACGCGTTGACCGCCGAGCTGAGCAGTTTTGTCGATTGCATCCGCACCCAGCAAAAGCCGTTAGTCGACGGACAAACTGGACTTCTGGCATTAAAAGCCGCTGAGCAGATTCTCGAATCAGTCGCCGCCCATGCCTGGGACGGAAATTCGCAAGGCGCAATCGGCCCGGCACCGTTTTTCGCCGCTCCCCGAAAACTCGCCGGGTGA
- the lpxA gene encoding acyl-ACP--UDP-N-acetylglucosamine O-acyltransferase: MSTQISAMASVDPQAIIGADVQIGPFCVIGPGVQIGDRTKLISHVAIHGPTTIGTDNCFHPTAVIGGDPQDLSFSGAETRLEIGNGNTFREGVTVNRGAEKEEGVTRIGNNNMLMANSHVAHNCQIANNVILVNGVLLGGHVQVQDNVIISGNSVVHHFSTLGTLSFIGGLSRVPHDVPPYMMWVGGDDSRVRTINIVGMQRRGISNETIRIIKKMQRLIYRDCKKIEFVAETLHEQLGNDWPAEVTNLMDFLGHGGGGRQGRRREVPKAA, translated from the coding sequence ATGTCCACACAAATATCAGCGATGGCAAGCGTTGACCCTCAGGCGATCATCGGCGCAGATGTGCAGATCGGCCCCTTTTGCGTGATCGGGCCGGGTGTTCAAATCGGGGACCGCACCAAATTGATCAGCCACGTGGCGATTCATGGCCCGACTACGATCGGTACTGATAACTGCTTTCATCCGACGGCCGTCATCGGCGGTGACCCGCAAGACCTGAGTTTTTCCGGCGCCGAAACCCGACTGGAAATCGGCAACGGAAATACCTTCCGCGAAGGGGTCACGGTCAATCGGGGTGCCGAAAAAGAGGAAGGCGTGACCCGCATCGGCAACAACAACATGCTGATGGCCAACAGTCACGTCGCTCACAATTGCCAGATTGCAAACAACGTCATTCTCGTAAACGGAGTGCTGCTCGGCGGGCACGTGCAGGTGCAGGACAATGTCATCATTTCCGGCAATAGCGTCGTACACCACTTTTCAACGCTGGGGACGCTCTCTTTTATCGGGGGGCTCAGTCGAGTGCCGCACGACGTTCCTCCCTACATGATGTGGGTGGGCGGAGACGACAGCCGCGTCCGCACGATTAATATCGTGGGCATGCAACGTCGTGGCATTAGTAACGAAACCATTCGAATCATTAAAAAGATGCAACGCCTGATTTATCGCGATTGCAAAAAAATTGAATTCGTCGCTGAAACCTTGCACGAACAACTTGGCAACGATTGGCCTGCAGAGGTCACAAACTTGATGGACTTTCTAGGACATGGCGGCGGTGGCCGTCAGGGACGCAGGCGGGAGGTGCCCAAAGCGGCATGA